Sequence from the Phragmites australis chromosome 11, lpPhrAust1.1, whole genome shotgun sequence genome:
ACACAgacaaagtccggagacttgccggaccctccgaCTTCTCCAGGTACTGGAGTAtgcggtgaacaccggagactctggtctttttaataaaagaataaatactaaccgagccacccttgccggagtctccctcggagattCCGGTTAAAAAACATGTTCTcctatcggagtatccggtgaacaccggagactccggtctttttccaacaaaaataaatgcttaaccgagcgacctctggcggagtctccctcagagactccggcctaaaaacTCACcgacaccagagtatccggtgaacaccggagactccagaaaaATAGAAATTCGGAACCGAGCATCTTCTGGCGGAGTCTGtctcggagactctggactaaatactgaggaccggagtatccggtgaacaccggagactccggacccaGTAAACTTCTTGTCTAacttcccggtgtccgtgggtgagtgtgtctctcaacttattggttctaaaggttatcttgagcattgagacactataccatcaatcaaatgcaaccctcttaatagaacggctaccctagactcaatttcaaagatagaaaaatttaaatcctattgagtactactcattgcttcttttttcttttcgaggggcgtCAACCGTCAtaagtcttctcaatttagagTAAGAcgtgttcatgacttagataaacatattagatccttaatcgttttgtcatcaataagccaaaacgcacttagggggcctagatgcactttcaccacCGTCCTTGCCGCCAGGATGCTCAGGAGCTAGGTGAACTTCTCCGCCGGGACTTTGATGGAGTAGGCCCAGCCCTATGCGGACTCTTCCTTCAGCTCACTGGCTTCTAGCCTGATGCTCCTCAGTGGCCCCTACATTGCCATAAAGTTAGTCCGGAGAAAGCCATGAGTCATCCACTCATGCTCCATCAGCTTGGAGTGTTGAGCGACGAGTGCAACCCTCTCATACTTGAAATGTGTTCTTCTCCTGTTGAAGTGCAGTGCTCTGCCACGGAAGCGCCTCCTTTTCCTCGGCCATCAGCCTCTTTAATTCGACACATCTGCGGATTGCTGCCTCCTTCTCAGTGATCAGCTGGCTCATAGAGGTAGCGAGGCTGGTGACCAAGGAGAGCATGTCAGAGGCTGAAGCGGACCCCTCAGTAGGTTCCGAAGGCACGGGGGTCATGGCGAGTACTTAGGGTGGCGTTGGGACCGCAGTTGGCTTGGGGGCTGGAATGTTTGGCTGAGACATCGGAGGAGGAGTTTCTACCGGAGTCATTGATAGGGTGGAGGACCTGTAGAGACAACAAGTTGTAGGGTCAAGAAAAGGGCTCAGAATATCTGCGCCTAACCAAGGGACTTACCGTGTGGTCGGAGGGGGAGCACAACTCTTGACCTTGTGAAACCACTGAGTTGACCCGATGGGGAGGCCTCATATGCCGTCGTGTCATGGGCAGACGGAGTCCCACTGACACGTTTGGATGCTTCCGTGAAAGTCGAATCCTCCGGTGGCCTTTTTTCCCCTTAAACGGGGGCTCAACGAATAGGCTGGTCAGACCTAGTTGGCTCGGAGAGTGACTAATCGCTCCCCTAGTGGCTGGCACCGCTCGTCGTACCTCCACCCATGGTAGACTTTTGGCTGTGAGCAATCTATTTCCTGGCTGGCTCAGGGCGGGGCTGGTTGCTCCTCTGCTGACCAGCACCACACGCAAGATCTCCACCTGTGGTCGACGTCCGGCTGCCTTTGCGACCAAGTGTGTCGGAGGCGTGACTAAATCAATCAGGAGGAGGCGGGGCCACGCCTTGTTGGGCACCTGGGTGGAGATCGCGATGAACTCCACTCCCTAGGGCAGCTTGGCCGGAGGCCTCCAAGACCTCATCGATGACCGGGCGCAATACGTCGACCTCAGGAAGACCCTGCAAATGGCATCAACAATGAGAATCCATGTCATAAGAAGGCTCGGGGGAGGGAATTTTAGAAATACCAAACTTACCCTCATATGTTGTGCTCTCTCTAGCAGGGTGAGATCATACATCGGAAGGGCGCCGACTGGAGGACCGTCCTTCCTCGCAGAGCTCGACATTAGGACTCGAACTCGTGAGTCGATGACGTTGTCAGTAAGATCTGAATAACAAAAGGGGGGGTGAGAGGTTGCACACTTTTTGGAAGAAAGGGCGGTACCGAGGATTCGACGGCAGGGTAACATGTGAAGCTCGACCGGGTCTCATCATTCAGCCCGAAGTACATGAACATTGGGTGTGCTCACCCCCGCAGGGGACATAACCAACGCTTGATGTAGTCGTGGGAGATGTCCAACCCCGTCAGCCTAGCTTTTCAAAGCTAGCCAACTCGTTTGACCAAGGTCAGTAGCTCGGAGGTAGTCGTGGGTGAATTTCCCCAGTCCTTTGTGACCTGCGTTGGTGTGCTCGACACGCGAAGGTTGTTCAAGGAATCGTTGACCATGAGGTAGAACCAATTCTCCCTCTAGCCCGATCATGatgacttgaggcccacctcGATATAGGAGTCTGTGGCGCCATCGCGGAGGGGGAACCCGTAGCTCCAAATGGTCGACCCAGTCACCGACCAGACTATGTAGAAGAACAGAAATAGGTCGAGGCATGGCTCAACCCCGACAAAGTTCTCATATAGATGAGTGAAAATGCTGAGCATGTGAATGGaattgaggttgagatggaggtgccAGATGCCATAGAAAAAGATGACGGTGGTAAAGAACTCGAAGAAGGGCAGCACGAGGCCTGCCAATAAGAACGAGACAAATAGCCCAATCTCCCCTTGGCGGGGGGGCGGGCACGCTCTCCCCAGCGTGGTACCCTATGGAAAGGCGGCAGGTGAGCAGGTCGGCCTCATGCAGCATCTTTAGCCTCGTCGTGTCGCACTTGGATCTGGGGAAGGCATAATCGTTGCCGGTGTGTGTCGGATTGCGGTGGAAGATGCTATGAGGAAAAGGATAGAGATAGAGACAGAGATGGCGGAGGAGACGAAGAGCTCTGAGCATAGAGAGGCTTGGGGGCGATGGAATACAGTGAAAGGATTCATGGGGACCTATGAGTATGCCAATTTAAAGGGCCGTCGCGGTATTTCAACTGTCGTAGGGTCAGGTTTGCGCAAGATTCAAAGGGGCACgcatggggaaccaaaatttCCTCGAGCCTAGCAGcaatcaatgtttctctctcccatgtcttttctctctctcccatgttttctctctctctatctctcccaCGTTTTCCTCCTCTCTGGACGTTTAACCTCCCTTGAGTTGATCTTTAATTTGGGCTACGTTGACGACCACTCCTCAAGCAAATTTATGATCACTTGGGGCCCATGTGGTGCGACTGGACTCGTCCACGACCACGAACCCCCACAGCGAACCGACCGCTCCCCGAGCAAATTTATGATCACTTGGGGCCCATGTGGTGCGACCGGACCCGTCCACGACCACGTGGCATACGGCGACCACGAACCCCCACAGCGAACCACTCAATCCACCGTATCCACGAGAGAGTTTGGAGGCTATTGTCGGTGCAATAGGTGAGGGTGTGCTCCACATGGCGGGCTTCATACCGCTAAGTGTCAGCCAACAGTAGGTATTATAAAGAACACATCCACATTGCACGACCAATCCCTGGTCGCCCAACGAGGTCCTGCGATGAGCCCTTGCTAGTCGCAGAGCAGATACTCACCTACCCggtcaagtctcatttaatgatgcccactgtagcgaaaatgatcctattagcccatgattgtgattttggtgattaatgacaacatactcaatgggactaacatgtttgtcaagaatatatattagtagatctcatggatgcaatacatgaagaagccaccggaGCTGGAAAAAAGTTTGGTTAAATTGGAAAAGTCATAGGAAAAATGACTtcaacggatggtccggtattcacatggttgaacacaTCGAAGCATTGTGTCTAGAGGCATTtaacctcaccagatggttcagTGCTCAAAGGAggatacacactggagcatttccaccagagaaggttgcaaccgTTGAAGATCGAAGTTCAACAcgccagaaggtctggtgatgaagagaagtgcactAGACAATACAccgaacaatgaacagtgcaaataccaagaagaagcataagaccccaccggataatctggtgattgatttgaacacactggAGGAAAACACCTGAGTATCGTTgaaaaaggggagaatgcagtgacctcaccggaaggtccggtgctctgaagatgtgtacaccggagcatattttctagagagggttgcattggctcggctggctgaggataatgcaccggatggtccgtgatgaagtgatgtgcaccggagaaAACATTGGAGCAATTtccacagagaagatgttggctaggatggctaaggtatactcaacagaaagtctggtgatgaagatggagtatacaccagagtgttcggggttcacagaggcttgagtggggttccaacggctagtttgtgagagtgtactcatcggatgatccggtgttagtactattgttctcaccagatcatccgatattaacaactttttagagttgttgggttaacagctagtgcgcgtatttgaggctataaatacccctccactcagtcatttgaaggtgctggagtctagagaagttcacacacctgagaagacatccaaatcaccaaagttcttaaagtgatcatccaagataattaaacacaagattagagagtgattagtgcttataggcctagagagggtgttgctaggtgattgctgcctagaaagtggatcaaggagtgatccaacagtgtacctcttggtacgttagcaccttggagtcttggtgactcgccggcaagcttgttgaccctccaacttggtgtgaagcggcggcaaggtgattgtgcgaggacgtggagacccttgcctttgtggctcaagctctgaagtgatcatggtggtaAGAAACCGGAAGAGATGCTAGTTGTGAGaccttgacttggtggctcatccgggtggaggccttgtctttgtgactcagtggctcaagagccgtgatcgggtaCCGTccaagagcatatcctttgtggagctccaacgtgaactaggggtgaaattcatgctatcgatatcatagaaaaaaatccttatgtcgagtttgtttatctatcttatttacgttcacatttacttatttgcaaatttatctccttagataggttgcaaatgctttgatcgatagagtagacacactagataaacataaaGTATATTTAAGATAGGAATTGATaaagatttatcttgtgttatttttaaaaCCGAAATAgctctaagtgtcctaattcatcctactcttaggacgtcactgatcccttcacctACTCTAGTATTTTTCTCTTCCACAAGCACTTGCTTTCAACGTGGTATGGTCGTGTAGCTGTGTGGAGTTGCAGCGACTcactccatagcatttaatgtaTCGACATGCAGAACAACTAGAGAAAAATAGGCATACCTATCCGACGTCATAATGGGTTAAAGGTAGTTAGCTTCATTAAAGATAAATTTATCATAGGGTTTGACACGACCCATTAGTTTGTGTATTTTTACCCCTAGCATATAAAAGAGATATTAAGAATAAATCAACCCAATTCATAAGACAATATATATGATATAGAAGTATTATAAATCTTGTTGTTCTTAATCTAGGTTGATACACGCATATAGGAAACGCGGATCAACGCACCCGTCGTCCGATATATTCAGAATTATTTTCAGGATCATCCCGACAAGAAGTGTGAAACTACTCAATTGACTAGTAATACAATACAAGAAATCCAGTAATACAATACAAGAAATCCATGCAAACTGATCTTATTACTAGCCTGACGATGTTGAGTTTCTGCAATGCTTGTACAGCAAGTGCTTCCCCTATTTTAACTTCGACAGCATCTCCTCGGAAGGAACCTCTAGTGTAGCTCCGGCGTGTACCTTCTCAGGCTTCACAACTGCAAATGAATAATACGAGTTGTCATAACAGACAAGACAGCTAGCTCCTAATGTCAAAaatcaagaaggaaaaaaagcaACAACATAAACAAGAAAGAGAAACAGCCTTTTTTAACATAAAATGTAACGAACTTCCATGGTTCTACCTATATAATCAAATATAAGAACAGATCTAGTTTTAAAGAGTTCACATTCTATTTTATGATAAAGTTAACATGCGTTAGAATAAACACTGCTGGGAGGATAGCCGGACGGCGTCGGCTGCAAGGGAAAGGATTAGAATATAGGTTGGAGAGACATAGAAGGGGATTGAGAACTAAATTGATTTCTCTTGTTTGATTGATCATAGCTGGCACCATGTATATATAGCCGGTAGCCAGTCGGCCTACAAAGTCCTAATTCAAATATAACTCGAACTTACCTCTAATCGTATCTCTAAGTCCTATATGATTTAAACTAACTgatctctaatcttatctctaaccgaatctgattcaaactaacaaaccaaTCTAACTAATCCTATCTCTTCATGCGCCCATAACATCATGCCTTACTGAGGTACACAGCATAAACTCAAACCATTCGAAAGACTGTTTTAGTGAACCTGGCACCATGTATATATAGCCGGCAGCCAGTCGGCCTACAAAGTCCTAATACAAATATAACTCAAACTTAcctctaatcttatctctaagtcCTATACGATTTAAACTAACTgatctctaatcttatctctaaccgaatctgattcaaactaacaaaccaaTCTAACTAATCCTACCTCTTCATGCGCCCATAACATCATGCCTTACTGAGGTACACAGCATAAACTCAAACCAGTCGAAAGACTGTTTTAGTGAGCCATGAAGCTGTCAGTAATATAGTTCTATAGAGTACAGACAGGCTAATATTACACTGATACCAATATAAGACCAGATTTTCATTAATAGCCCCCTTCAAAGACATGGAGGTGGGCATGACGTGTAGACTGGACCACCTGTGATCAGATACAACAAGCAGTATCAATGTTTCAGGGATTGCTAGTTTGCTACAGCTAAAATAGGGCTAAGGAATACGATGAATCCATCAAGAGATCTCTATTCCCTACACAatttttcatcttcaaaactCCAAAGGCCACTGCAGGAAAACTGTTGCACATTATGAGAAAATGAAACTCTAAACTGCCGTCACCACATTGGTGATAACAAATTTACGATATCCCATTTGTCACAAGACTAAACAGTACACTCTTTAGAGAAAAGGCTTTGTGTTTTGGGTAAACAAACTGGCACTATATTGAAAACCTGCTTAACCTTGGGTCTCTTCATATTATATGGGACCAATGGTTGGAAACTGATATATTCAAGAAAATGAATGTTCAAAATGCATAAAACATTCAGATGTCccaaatatgtatttttttatgaagtATATTCccaactaaattttttttttcaaggacAAGAAAACAAATCAACTATTTTATCTTGAGCAGTTATTAAAAGTGTTGTAGTATAACAAGGATTTGTCCTCATCAAGgaataaaaatattcatcatTAATTAACTATGGTATACTTCAACTTTCAACTTAATAATTGTCTACCCCATCAAAGTTGTCGGTGACTCGTCAGCCATTAAAAGATTCTCTTCATTTGTCAAATGAATAAGCAGTGACTTCCTTTTTCCCATACGTAGGACAAACTTGCGATATAACAATCGTGTCAAAACTTATACTCAAAAACATGTGGAAGTCCTTGTGGAGTAAGAAGCAGGGAGATACATAACAACTGGATTGAGTTTCGCAGGAAACAAATCTAATGTTTAGGTGGGCATTTTGGTAGTGACATTTTTGGTTAGATGAAAAGGATACTTCGGAAAATGGTGTGACAAATTTTCCTTCAAaatgatgaaaaaatagaacTTTTCAGCAATAGATGTAAGACTAATGATATGTTATAAATGGCAAAAGGGTCCACGATAATCCTTTCCCACGGAGACTTTCAATGGCCCACTTCTTGTGTTTTGTACATCAAAGACTAAAGGATATATGTGCCACCTAGTTACTTGTTAGTTGGAGAATAGCTTTGTGCATGGTGTCTCAATGGCACATTGGCAGTTGTCCCTTCACTTAAGATCAGTTCAGGAGTCACAAATTCCACTCATTCTGCCATTCATAATTAGTTCATGAGCATAGAGGAAATGGTCTGCTTGAGCACTTGTCCAACCACACAACGCTTATGCAGAAGTTCTAGAGCGAGCTGCAAGCATCACTGCGACCGAGCTCATGCACTGCCATGTGCATGAGAACCACACACACAACATCAGAGTGAGTTGGTGCTGACAACAGTAAGTTATTGGGGACATATCAGGGATTTCCACAAAACATGGTATAGCTACAGAAGAAACTCCACTTAGGTGCTTAATGATGGGTTTTTTGTGCCAAATTCATGCTTCAGTGTAATtaatctaaacaaattatagaATCAGGTTGAAACACCTTTGCCCATACTTTTTTTTGCAGAGCAACACGAGTCAAACCTTTCAAAAAGGCATAGATACAATTGGCCCTTAGATATTTATGTCGAGAAAATCAGCTCAGTGCCATCGTAAATGGCACAATTGGCCCATACATATTTATGTCTAGAGTGTTGTTCTGCCCTCTAAGGCTCGAACCATGCCAAATTGTACAGTCAATTGCTAGGCCTAAGGTGCTGTTCCTTTTTTTGCGGGGCTAGTGTTTACTGTTCAGATGAAGCTAAAAACTGTGTTGAGTTGTACACATGGTGAAGGTCGCGCACAAAACATGTTACATTAGTTTGAATCTAATACTACATCCATCATACTGAAATTTACCAGCCAGAAGTAACAAATAAATCCAGGGCATGACATAGGCAGGCCAATACAGTCATGTGAAGCCCCCATCTATTGCAAGTAATTGTTGCATACCAGATCAATAGATCATTACACATAGAATTGTCAGAGTACTCTAAAATTACTCTAAAATAGTGACTCCTTTACTAATACATCAAAAAAAGAATGCATGTGAAGTCACTCGAGAAGATTCAAAATTCATGTGGCTAAAAAAGTacataattttcatctaaaggTACATTATAACAGTTTGTAAATTTGGGTGTAACCAGAAAGAGAAAAAGGCAGCAGACACAAAGCAAAATTTGTGTAACATATGACTAACTAAGCAAACTTGCACTTAAATACCTTTAGTAATTCATGAACACAGTTTCTGCTCGAGAGTCATTAGTTCATTACACTCCATGGTAATAGCAACTCTAATAGGCACtctcattttaaaaaaattgctcccttttttatagaaatttttTTGCTCCTTGTAgactaccccaacttgcttgggacaaaggctttatTGTTGTTCTTGTTGTTGTAGCCAAGAGCAGCTCCACTTATATGATTCTATCTGTTTCTGTTTTAAAAATCTCGGGAGTGTTACAATAACCATTCTGCAGTCATATGCAATGCTCTTCTTCATCAATATTCTGCATCATCTTGAATGCTAACTAGTGTAATGATCCATAGGTCCAATTCGTAACTCTCCTGCTGCTAGCATCTACCTCCACTCTGTAACTGCTAAAACCCTCAACCATAACCCAAAACTAGGCTAAACACACAATAAATGTTCAGAAAAGGGGTCTGCTAGGCCCTATACTACGGCGTATACAAGAAACTGGTGCCCCTAGCTGTTACCGCATAATCGCAGGTTAGGCTGCATAATCGGGCAGGTTAAGCCGTATAATCCCTAAGAGATCGGTGACCAAACGAATACCAGCCACCGATTTTTAGAATCAATCTAAGCCCTAGATGACAAGCAGGCGGCAATGAGGTAGTGGTGGTGAGTGGTATCGCATCGAATCGTACCGAAGGATCCGGAGGGTGCGCGCTGGGCCTGGATGATCATGTGTGTGATGAAGTGCGCGGCCTCGCGGGCGTCGGCGAGGGCGCGCGCGGCCTCGTCGGAGCCCGGGGCGATGCCGCGGTGGTCCTCGAAGCGGCGCCGGATCTCAACCGCTGACTCCTGCAGCATCAGCCGGTCACCCGCGAACGTCCGCCGCGCCGCCCGCAGCACCGCCCGGTAGGCGGCCAACCCTTCCGACGCCGCCGCCATTTTCGCGAGCAGAGAGGTCGAGGCGTCTGGTGTCGTGAAAGGAGTGTGCGGTTTCTTTGGTCATCCATGCCGTACTGGCTGAATttataaaaatgataaaatctaaaaactatACGTTAATATTTTAATCTTAGGGTATATATacctttaaaaatatataaaattgcttgtgagtttgaaccaatttatttttttagaatttatttgaagcaaaattattcataaatttttctattttataaaaatatgtaGCTAGATCTAATATTACCTTTGAATAATTCTAATTTGCTCATAAAATTTTGTTAAATACCCGATCTGAATTGTATTAACCTGTTTCTTAAATTGCTCGTAGATCCATTctaattttcttacaaaatttcaaaaaattactTACATAACTATATTTAAGAGGTAGACGAatagattaatttttttatcaaatattttcTCTATTATTTTGCCATGTATTGAAATTGATCACAGATAAGTATGGTATGCCTATATGTAAAAAAGtctaaaaatagaataaaatgcttatgtttatatatttttaatttaaaataagtgTATATGCTATAAGTATAAATTATATACGCGCGGTTTTTAAAtgtgtaaaaaataaaaataaaaagacttTTCTTGCCAATTTTATTATAAGAAACCGTCCAAAcattattctaattaatcattaaatcgatcatttaTCTAATCATGAcatcaatgattaatcagaataccactcCGATAGTTccgacatgtgttttatgcccaagatcggaacacatgcctttcttacatttaacatcacaataCAGCTCAATAAAGAGCGAGCAATTAACATTAAATTACAGGTTCTTAAGTATAaataagttattacaatttacagcaaaagagagctagagGAGACAAAAGCTGACTCAACTcttaaccaacaaaaaaaactacacagcagaagactaaaaactatacaacaaaaggaggatggagtcatatgcccttaggctccgtCACAAAAAGCACGACTAcagagtagttgcctactcacgtctgccaccaccctcggtgggcgtgaagtagccaaaggcAAACTCCTCCTCGCCAGTAGCACTTGAGAGCtgcgtgagtacgaagatattcgcaagacttaatGCATTGGGTGTTATCAAGAATATtgtcacatggttaagtaaaaatcatatgcaaaagcaaattgacataaacatgtgagcaACTATCTCATACCAAAATTGATATCACTCTATTCTAGAACCACCCACATAAATATACCGATAATAGTAACCATAGTAAACATATATGTGATGATACCATCTTGACATATCCACCATATCATCCCAAGACTCGTAACTCTACGTCCAATGCAgatagacagaagcatgcttatgaccaagaatgcggcaattcgaattattt
This genomic interval carries:
- the LOC133885937 gene encoding mitochondrial zinc maintenance protein 1, mitochondrial, whose amino-acid sequence is MAAASEGLAAYRAVLRAARRTFAGDRLMLQESAVEIRRRFEDHRGIAPGSDEAARALADAREAAHFITHMIIQAQRAPSGSFVVKPEKVHAGATLEVPSEEMLSKLK